One genomic segment of Panicum virgatum strain AP13 chromosome 2N, P.virgatum_v5, whole genome shotgun sequence includes these proteins:
- the LOC120660323 gene encoding GDP-fucose transporter 1-like isoform X4 translates to MAKQYYATSSLVVGYALCSSLLSIINKYAVTKFSYPGLLTALQYFTSAAGVWILGKLGLLSHDPFKLDTAKKFAPAALVFYLAIFTNTNLLCHANVDTFIVFRSLTPLLVAIADTTFRKQPCPSKFTFLSLVVILGGAVGYVITDSAFSLTAYSWALAYLVTITTEMVYIKHIVTNLGLNTWGFVLYNNLLSLMLAPIFWFVTGEHKLVFAAIESRGDGWFQLDAFMAVALSCVFGLLISFFGFAARKAVSATAFTVTGVVNKFLTVAINVMIWDKHASAFGLVCLLFTIVGGILYQQSVMTKGNSAGQHGPVSEQPKEDNDSIELDEEKQGLVAPAK, encoded by the coding sequence ATGGCAAAGCAGTACTATGCAACTAGCAGCCTTGTAGTAGGGTATGCTCTGTGCTCAAGTTTGCTCTCGATCATCAATAAATATGCCGTCACAAAGTTCAGTTACCCTGGCCTCTTGACTGCTCTACAATACTTCACATCTGCTGCTGGTGTTTGGATCCTTGGAAAGCTAGGTCTTCTCAGCCATGACCCCTTCAAGTTGGACACGGCAAAGAAATTTGCACCTGCTGCTCTTGTCTTCTACCTTGCCATATTCACAAACACAAATCTCCTCTGCCATGCCAATGTTGATACGTTCATAGTTTTCAGATCCTTGACGCCGCTTTTGGTTGCTATTGCTGACACAACTTTCAGGAAGCAACCATGTCCTTCAAAGTTCACATTCTTATCCCTTGTGGTCATCTTGGGAGGAGCAGTTGGTTATGTGATTACAGATTCAGCATTCAGCCTCACAGCATACTCATGGGCACTTGCATATCTGGTGACCATAACAACTGAAATGGTGTACATCAAGCACATCGTGACAAACCTGGGGCTGAATACCTGGGGCTTTGTGCTCTACAACAACCTTCTGTCATTGATGCTGGCACCCATCTTTTGGTTCGTTACAGGAGAGCATAAGTTGGTCTTTGCAGCCATTGAATCAAGGGGTGACGGCTGGTTTCAACTGGATGCCTTTATGGCAGTGGCATTGTCATGCGTGTTTGGGCTCCTCATCAGTTTCTTTGGTTTTGCAGCAAGGAAAGCAGTCTCAGCCACTGCATTTACCGTGACCGGGGTTGTGAATAAGTTCCTCACCGTGGCTATCAATGTCATGATCTGGGACAAACATGCAAGTGCATTTGGTTTAGTTTGCTTGCTCTTCACTATTGTTGGTGGGATACTCTATCAACAATCAGTTATGACAAAAGGAAATTCTGCGGGTCAGCATGGGCCAGTATCTGAGCAACCTAAAGAGGACAATGATAGCATAGAGCTTGATGAAGAGAAGCAAGGCTTAGTTGCACCTGCTAAGTAG
- the LOC120660325 gene encoding probable protein phosphatase 2C 67 isoform X1 codes for MSHQKREGSSTDDDCASKRLKGTDTASEMRGSVEASVSQETGSEVTRTCQKESEVPSEKCVSDGKAAANSKNSGEQNMVLTALEADAAEDKGCRHTMEDTWVLLPSAGAESPGSLRCAHFAIYDGHGGRLAADFAQKHLHQNVIAAGLPRELMDVKAAKKAIIEGFRRTDESLLQESTKGNWQDGATAVCVWILGQMVVVANAGDAKAVLARSTSTDGEGVVDDTKSQLKAIVLTREHKAIFPQERSRIQKAGGSVGSNGRLQGRIEVSRAFGDRQFKKVGLIATPDVHSFELTKKDHFIILGCDGLWGVFGPSDAVEFVQNQLKETSSASLAVRRLVKEAVRERRCKDNCTAVLIVFKH; via the exons ATGTCTCATCAAAAGCGTGAAGGCAGCTCCACCGACGATGATTGTGCATCCAAGCGCCTGAAAGGCACCGACACTGCTTCTGAAATGAGGGGCAGTGTAGAAGCTAGTGTTTCACAAGAAACGGGTTCTGAAGTAACGAGAACCTGCCAAAAGGAAAGCGAGGTGCCATCGGAGAAATGTGTTTCGGATGGGAAAGCCGCTGCGAACTCTAAAAATTCAGGCGAGCAAAACATGGTACTAACTGCACTTGAGGCAGATGCTGCGGAAGACAAGGGTTGCAGGCACACTATGGAGGACACCTGGGTGCTGCTCCCCAGTGCTGGTGCGGAATCTCCAGGAAGTTTGAG GTGCGCACATTTTGCGATTTATGATGGGCATGGTGGTCGTTTGGCAGCGGATTTTGCACAGAAGCATTTGCATCAGAATGTCATCGCTGCAGGATTACCACGTGAGTTG ATGGATGTTAAAGCTGCAAAGAAGGCCATAATTGAAG GTTTCCGTCGAACTGATGAATCCTTACTACAAGAAAGTACTAAAG GAAATTGGCAAGATGGTGCAACAGCTGTATGTGTTTGGATCTTGGGACAGATG GTTGTAGTTGCAAATGCTGGAGATGCTAAAGCAGTATTGGCTCGTTCCACTTCAACTGATGGTGAAGGTGTGGTTGATGACACCAAAAGCCAGCTAAAGGCTATTGTTTTAACAAGAGAACATAAAGCCATCTTTCCACAGGAGCGCTCCCGGATCCAGAAG GCTGGAGGTTCTGTTGGTTCGAATGGAAGATTACAAGGTCGTATTGAAGTATCAAGAGCTTTTGGTGATCGCCAGTTTAAGAAG GTGGGGTTGATTGCAACACCAGACGTCCACTCCTTTGAACTTACAAAGAAAGATCATTTCATCATTCTAGGATGCGATGGCTTATGGGGA GTATTTGGACCAAGTGATGCTGTTGAATTTGTTCAGAATCAGTTGAAG GAGACATCTTCAGCCTCActtgcagtgcgccgcctcgtgAAGGAAGCTGTTCGTGAGAGGCGATGCAAGGATAACTGCACTGCTGTTTTGATCGTCTTCAAACACTAG
- the LOC120660325 gene encoding probable protein phosphatase 2C 67 isoform X2, whose amino-acid sequence MSHQKREGSSTDDDCASKRLKGTDTASEMRGSVEASVSQETGSEVTRTCQKESEVPSEKCVSDGKAAANSKNSGEQNMVLTALEADAAEDKGCRHTMEDTWVLLPSAGAESPGSLRCAHFAIYDGHGGRLAADFAQKHLHQNVIAAGLPRELMDVKAAKKAIIEGFRRTDESLLQESTKGNWQDGATAVCVWILGQMVVVANAGDAKAVLARSTSTDGEGVVDDTKSQLKAIVLTREHKAIFPQERSRIQKAGGSVGSNGRLQGRIEVSRAFGDRQFKKVFGPSDAVEFVQNQLKETSSASLAVRRLVKEAVRERRCKDNCTAVLIVFKH is encoded by the exons ATGTCTCATCAAAAGCGTGAAGGCAGCTCCACCGACGATGATTGTGCATCCAAGCGCCTGAAAGGCACCGACACTGCTTCTGAAATGAGGGGCAGTGTAGAAGCTAGTGTTTCACAAGAAACGGGTTCTGAAGTAACGAGAACCTGCCAAAAGGAAAGCGAGGTGCCATCGGAGAAATGTGTTTCGGATGGGAAAGCCGCTGCGAACTCTAAAAATTCAGGCGAGCAAAACATGGTACTAACTGCACTTGAGGCAGATGCTGCGGAAGACAAGGGTTGCAGGCACACTATGGAGGACACCTGGGTGCTGCTCCCCAGTGCTGGTGCGGAATCTCCAGGAAGTTTGAG GTGCGCACATTTTGCGATTTATGATGGGCATGGTGGTCGTTTGGCAGCGGATTTTGCACAGAAGCATTTGCATCAGAATGTCATCGCTGCAGGATTACCACGTGAGTTG ATGGATGTTAAAGCTGCAAAGAAGGCCATAATTGAAG GTTTCCGTCGAACTGATGAATCCTTACTACAAGAAAGTACTAAAG GAAATTGGCAAGATGGTGCAACAGCTGTATGTGTTTGGATCTTGGGACAGATG GTTGTAGTTGCAAATGCTGGAGATGCTAAAGCAGTATTGGCTCGTTCCACTTCAACTGATGGTGAAGGTGTGGTTGATGACACCAAAAGCCAGCTAAAGGCTATTGTTTTAACAAGAGAACATAAAGCCATCTTTCCACAGGAGCGCTCCCGGATCCAGAAG GCTGGAGGTTCTGTTGGTTCGAATGGAAGATTACAAGGTCGTATTGAAGTATCAAGAGCTTTTGGTGATCGCCAGTTTAAGAAG GTATTTGGACCAAGTGATGCTGTTGAATTTGTTCAGAATCAGTTGAAG GAGACATCTTCAGCCTCActtgcagtgcgccgcctcgtgAAGGAAGCTGTTCGTGAGAGGCGATGCAAGGATAACTGCACTGCTGTTTTGATCGTCTTCAAACACTAG
- the LOC120660323 gene encoding GDP-fucose transporter 1-like isoform X3, whose translation MPLRLPRLSLFLGRAAHLVSDLEGTACLLFSRSAGGYPERRSSPPLLRIFRPAWSGGEHSILMAKQYYATSSLVVGYALCSSLLSIINKYAVTKFSYPGLLTALQYFTSAAGVWILGKLGLLSHDPFKLDTAKKFAPAALVFYLAIFTNTNLLCHANVDTFIVFRSLTPLLVAIADTTFRKQPCPSKFTFLSLVVILGGAVGYVITDSAFSLTAYSWALAYLVTITTEMVYIKHIVTNLGLNTWGFVLYNNLLSLMLAPIFWFVTGEHKLVFAAIESRGDGWFQLDAFMAVALSCVFGLLISFFGFAARKAVSATAFTVTGVVNKFLTVAINVMIWDKHASAFGLVCLLFTIVGGILYQQSVMTKGNSAGQHGPVSEQPKEDNDSIELDEEKQGLVAPAK comes from the exons ATGCCGCTGCGCCTGCCTCGCCTCTCCCT TTTCTTGGGACGGGCGGCGCACTTGGTCTCTGATCTGGAAGGCACTGCCTGCCTTCTCTTCTCCCG GTCGGCAGGCGGTTACCCCGAGCGCCGTTCTTCGCCGCCGCTTCTGCGAATCTTTAGACCGGCGTGGAGTGGAG GTGAACATTCTATTCTCATGGCAAAGCAGTACTATGCAACTAGCAGCCTTGTAGTAGGGTATGCTCTGTGCTCAAGTTTGCTCTCGATCATCAATAAATATGCCGTCACAAAGTTCAGTTACCCTGGCCTCTTGACTGCTCTACAATACTTCACATCTGCTGCTGGTGTTTGGATCCTTGGAAAGCTAGGTCTTCTCAGCCATGACCCCTTCAAGTTGGACACGGCAAAGAAATTTGCACCTGCTGCTCTTGTCTTCTACCTTGCCATATTCACAAACACAAATCTCCTCTGCCATGCCAATGTTGATACGTTCATAGTTTTCAGATCCTTGACGCCGCTTTTGGTTGCTATTGCTGACACAACTTTCAGGAAGCAACCATGTCCTTCAAAGTTCACATTCTTATCCCTTGTGGTCATCTTGGGAGGAGCAGTTGGTTATGTGATTACAGATTCAGCATTCAGCCTCACAGCATACTCATGGGCACTTGCATATCTGGTGACCATAACAACTGAAATGGTGTACATCAAGCACATCGTGACAAACCTGGGGCTGAATACCTGGGGCTTTGTGCTCTACAACAACCTTCTGTCATTGATGCTGGCACCCATCTTTTGGTTCGTTACAGGAGAGCATAAGTTGGTCTTTGCAGCCATTGAATCAAGGGGTGACGGCTGGTTTCAACTGGATGCCTTTATGGCAGTGGCATTGTCATGCGTGTTTGGGCTCCTCATCAGTTTCTTTGGTTTTGCAGCAAGGAAAGCAGTCTCAGCCACTGCATTTACCGTGACCGGGGTTGTGAATAAGTTCCTCACCGTGGCTATCAATGTCATGATCTGGGACAAACATGCAAGTGCATTTGGTTTAGTTTGCTTGCTCTTCACTATTGTTGGTGGGATACTCTATCAACAATCAGTTATGACAAAAGGAAATTCTGCGGGTCAGCATGGGCCAGTATCTGAGCAACCTAAAGAGGACAATGATAGCATAGAGCTTGATGAAGAGAAGCAAGGCTTAGTTGCACCTGCTAAGTAG
- the LOC120660323 gene encoding GDP-fucose transporter 1-like isoform X1 yields the protein MHTHTNQTQGIALALQLQRPPEPEADGNAAAPASPLPKSAAVRQIWILGTRIFPDRSAGGYPERRSSPPLLRIFRPAWSGGEHSILMAKQYYATSSLVVGYALCSSLLSIINKYAVTKFSYPGLLTALQYFTSAAGVWILGKLGLLSHDPFKLDTAKKFAPAALVFYLAIFTNTNLLCHANVDTFIVFRSLTPLLVAIADTTFRKQPCPSKFTFLSLVVILGGAVGYVITDSAFSLTAYSWALAYLVTITTEMVYIKHIVTNLGLNTWGFVLYNNLLSLMLAPIFWFVTGEHKLVFAAIESRGDGWFQLDAFMAVALSCVFGLLISFFGFAARKAVSATAFTVTGVVNKFLTVAINVMIWDKHASAFGLVCLLFTIVGGILYQQSVMTKGNSAGQHGPVSEQPKEDNDSIELDEEKQGLVAPAK from the exons ATGCACACACATACAAACCAAACCCAAGGCATTGCACTTGCCTTGCAGTTGCAGAGGCCCCCGGAGCCGGAGGCCGACGGGAATGCCGCTGCGCCTGCCTCGCCTCTCCCT AAATCCGCAGCAGTCAGGCAAATTTGGATTTTGGGGACACGAATCTTTCCTGATAGGTCGGCAGGCGGTTACCCCGAGCGCCGTTCTTCGCCGCCGCTTCTGCGAATCTTTAGACCGGCGTGGAGTGGAG GTGAACATTCTATTCTCATGGCAAAGCAGTACTATGCAACTAGCAGCCTTGTAGTAGGGTATGCTCTGTGCTCAAGTTTGCTCTCGATCATCAATAAATATGCCGTCACAAAGTTCAGTTACCCTGGCCTCTTGACTGCTCTACAATACTTCACATCTGCTGCTGGTGTTTGGATCCTTGGAAAGCTAGGTCTTCTCAGCCATGACCCCTTCAAGTTGGACACGGCAAAGAAATTTGCACCTGCTGCTCTTGTCTTCTACCTTGCCATATTCACAAACACAAATCTCCTCTGCCATGCCAATGTTGATACGTTCATAGTTTTCAGATCCTTGACGCCGCTTTTGGTTGCTATTGCTGACACAACTTTCAGGAAGCAACCATGTCCTTCAAAGTTCACATTCTTATCCCTTGTGGTCATCTTGGGAGGAGCAGTTGGTTATGTGATTACAGATTCAGCATTCAGCCTCACAGCATACTCATGGGCACTTGCATATCTGGTGACCATAACAACTGAAATGGTGTACATCAAGCACATCGTGACAAACCTGGGGCTGAATACCTGGGGCTTTGTGCTCTACAACAACCTTCTGTCATTGATGCTGGCACCCATCTTTTGGTTCGTTACAGGAGAGCATAAGTTGGTCTTTGCAGCCATTGAATCAAGGGGTGACGGCTGGTTTCAACTGGATGCCTTTATGGCAGTGGCATTGTCATGCGTGTTTGGGCTCCTCATCAGTTTCTTTGGTTTTGCAGCAAGGAAAGCAGTCTCAGCCACTGCATTTACCGTGACCGGGGTTGTGAATAAGTTCCTCACCGTGGCTATCAATGTCATGATCTGGGACAAACATGCAAGTGCATTTGGTTTAGTTTGCTTGCTCTTCACTATTGTTGGTGGGATACTCTATCAACAATCAGTTATGACAAAAGGAAATTCTGCGGGTCAGCATGGGCCAGTATCTGAGCAACCTAAAGAGGACAATGATAGCATAGAGCTTGATGAAGAGAAGCAAGGCTTAGTTGCACCTGCTAAGTAG
- the LOC120660323 gene encoding GDP-fucose transporter 1-like isoform X2 → MHTHTNQTQGIALALQLQRPPEPEADGNAAAPASPLPVLSWDGRRTWSLIWKALPAFSSPGEHSILMAKQYYATSSLVVGYALCSSLLSIINKYAVTKFSYPGLLTALQYFTSAAGVWILGKLGLLSHDPFKLDTAKKFAPAALVFYLAIFTNTNLLCHANVDTFIVFRSLTPLLVAIADTTFRKQPCPSKFTFLSLVVILGGAVGYVITDSAFSLTAYSWALAYLVTITTEMVYIKHIVTNLGLNTWGFVLYNNLLSLMLAPIFWFVTGEHKLVFAAIESRGDGWFQLDAFMAVALSCVFGLLISFFGFAARKAVSATAFTVTGVVNKFLTVAINVMIWDKHASAFGLVCLLFTIVGGILYQQSVMTKGNSAGQHGPVSEQPKEDNDSIELDEEKQGLVAPAK, encoded by the exons ATGCACACACATACAAACCAAACCCAAGGCATTGCACTTGCCTTGCAGTTGCAGAGGCCCCCGGAGCCGGAGGCCGACGGGAATGCCGCTGCGCCTGCCTCGCCTCTCCCTGTAC TTTCTTGGGACGGGCGGCGCACTTGGTCTCTGATCTGGAAGGCACTGCCTGCCTTCTCTTCTCCCG GTGAACATTCTATTCTCATGGCAAAGCAGTACTATGCAACTAGCAGCCTTGTAGTAGGGTATGCTCTGTGCTCAAGTTTGCTCTCGATCATCAATAAATATGCCGTCACAAAGTTCAGTTACCCTGGCCTCTTGACTGCTCTACAATACTTCACATCTGCTGCTGGTGTTTGGATCCTTGGAAAGCTAGGTCTTCTCAGCCATGACCCCTTCAAGTTGGACACGGCAAAGAAATTTGCACCTGCTGCTCTTGTCTTCTACCTTGCCATATTCACAAACACAAATCTCCTCTGCCATGCCAATGTTGATACGTTCATAGTTTTCAGATCCTTGACGCCGCTTTTGGTTGCTATTGCTGACACAACTTTCAGGAAGCAACCATGTCCTTCAAAGTTCACATTCTTATCCCTTGTGGTCATCTTGGGAGGAGCAGTTGGTTATGTGATTACAGATTCAGCATTCAGCCTCACAGCATACTCATGGGCACTTGCATATCTGGTGACCATAACAACTGAAATGGTGTACATCAAGCACATCGTGACAAACCTGGGGCTGAATACCTGGGGCTTTGTGCTCTACAACAACCTTCTGTCATTGATGCTGGCACCCATCTTTTGGTTCGTTACAGGAGAGCATAAGTTGGTCTTTGCAGCCATTGAATCAAGGGGTGACGGCTGGTTTCAACTGGATGCCTTTATGGCAGTGGCATTGTCATGCGTGTTTGGGCTCCTCATCAGTTTCTTTGGTTTTGCAGCAAGGAAAGCAGTCTCAGCCACTGCATTTACCGTGACCGGGGTTGTGAATAAGTTCCTCACCGTGGCTATCAATGTCATGATCTGGGACAAACATGCAAGTGCATTTGGTTTAGTTTGCTTGCTCTTCACTATTGTTGGTGGGATACTCTATCAACAATCAGTTATGACAAAAGGAAATTCTGCGGGTCAGCATGGGCCAGTATCTGAGCAACCTAAAGAGGACAATGATAGCATAGAGCTTGATGAAGAGAAGCAAGGCTTAGTTGCACCTGCTAAGTAG